Proteins encoded within one genomic window of Phototrophicus methaneseepsis:
- a CDS encoding lactate racemase domain-containing protein — MGIIAQATASGSDVLDEATIQQTLHQGLEGQYTNQRVLALIPDHTRTIPLGMLFRQLVAALHDVAQLDFMVALGTHPPLDDDALYQLVGITEKERRSTYRHVGLLNHDWDNPGALAEIGVMKVDQIKAIAGDVWHPSLGGDVSIRINKKAMEYDHILIIGPTFPHEVVGFSGGAKYLFPGISGADMINVTHWLGALITILKTIGVKETPMRAMIHAAAECIPTPITLVSMVVLGTDLAGIFIGDHLNAWSAAADLSSERHIKWVDKPYQRVLSQAATMYDELWTASKAMYKLEPAVADGGELIVYAPHLETVSHVHGKYIYEAGYHVRDFYLKQWDAYQHIPLGVLAHGTHLKGSGTFEDGEEKPRINVTLASKIPEAACLQLNLGYMDPDSIVPADWMNQEDEGVLYVPKAGETLYRVR, encoded by the coding sequence ATGGGCATCATAGCACAGGCTACCGCATCCGGCTCAGATGTGCTCGATGAAGCGACGATCCAGCAAACGCTGCATCAAGGGTTGGAAGGCCAATATACCAATCAGCGTGTACTGGCCCTCATCCCCGATCACACGCGGACGATCCCGCTGGGGATGCTGTTCCGCCAGTTGGTAGCCGCTTTGCATGATGTCGCACAGCTCGACTTCATGGTTGCACTCGGCACGCATCCGCCGTTGGATGACGATGCCCTATATCAGCTTGTGGGCATCACAGAAAAAGAACGCCGCAGCACTTACAGGCATGTGGGTTTGCTCAATCATGATTGGGATAACCCCGGTGCCCTGGCAGAAATTGGCGTGATGAAGGTCGACCAGATCAAAGCGATAGCGGGCGACGTATGGCATCCGTCACTGGGCGGCGATGTGTCGATTCGCATCAACAAAAAGGCCATGGAATATGACCATATCCTCATCATTGGGCCGACCTTCCCACATGAGGTGGTTGGCTTCTCTGGCGGGGCAAAGTACCTGTTCCCCGGCATTTCTGGCGCAGATATGATCAATGTGACGCACTGGCTAGGCGCGCTCATCACCATTCTAAAGACTATCGGCGTCAAAGAAACACCCATGCGCGCCATGATTCATGCTGCCGCTGAATGCATCCCGACGCCGATTACCCTTGTGAGTATGGTCGTCCTTGGCACAGACCTGGCGGGCATTTTCATTGGCGACCACCTCAACGCCTGGAGTGCCGCCGCGGATCTGTCGTCGGAGCGGCATATTAAGTGGGTCGATAAGCCCTATCAGCGCGTCCTGTCGCAAGCGGCGACCATGTATGACGAATTGTGGACGGCATCCAAGGCGATGTATAAGCTGGAGCCTGCCGTGGCGGATGGCGGCGAGTTGATTGTCTATGCGCCGCATCTGGAGACGGTTAGCCATGTACACGGCAAATATATCTACGAAGCAGGTTATCATGTGCGCGATTTTTACCTGAAGCAGTGGGACGCCTATCAGCATATCCCGCTGGGTGTATTAGCCCATGGAACGCATCTAAAAGGCAGTGGCACCTTTGAAGATGGCGAAGAAAAGCCTCGCATCAACGTCACGCTTGCCAGCAAAATCCCGGAAGCAGCCTGCCTCCAGCTCAACCTTGGCTATATGGACCCTGACAGCATCGTCCCCGCCGATTGGATGAACCAGGAAGACGAGGGCGTGCTTTATGTGCCCAAAGCAGGCGAAACGCTCTACCGGGTACGTTAA
- the recF gene encoding DNA replication/repair protein RecF (All proteins in this family for which functions are known are DNA-binding proteins that assist the filamentation of RecA onto DNA for the initiation of recombination or recombinational repair.) produces MHIEHLSLTNFRNYARLELSLPQQPIVLYGENAQGKTSILEALYYLATSRSPYTTSDRQLIHWRTEDDPIPFARLAADVNNRESATQRLEITLLMDKSGPVPRFKKTIKLNGVEKRVMDVVGLLTVVLFLPQDLALVEGSPSERRRFMDTTLTQVNRDYLEALDNYEKILPQRNALLRRISERQSSRKELAFWDEQLAHAGAAVIAGRQTFLRELEELAQRNHDDLTGRTETLTLKYQPSFVPTAEANGQMSFNLLGLDLHRELTAEQIEPQFLQQLEAEQNESIMRGVTLSGPHRDELRIFINERDCGLYGSRGQARTAVLALKLAELSWMRDHLGEWPILLLDEVVAELDRKRRAYLLDRLDGIAQTLVTTTELEIFTSDFLERAQVYEVIAGQISEKATP; encoded by the coding sequence ATGCACATCGAACATTTATCACTGACGAACTTCCGTAATTATGCGCGGCTGGAACTCAGTTTGCCGCAGCAGCCCATTGTCTTATATGGAGAAAACGCCCAGGGCAAAACCAGCATCCTGGAAGCGCTCTATTACCTTGCGACATCCCGTTCCCCCTATACCACCAGTGACCGGCAGCTCATCCACTGGCGCACAGAAGACGACCCGATTCCATTCGCAAGGCTCGCCGCTGATGTCAACAACCGGGAAAGTGCCACACAACGGCTGGAAATCACCCTATTGATGGATAAAAGCGGCCCTGTGCCACGCTTTAAGAAGACGATCAAGCTTAACGGCGTCGAAAAACGCGTTATGGATGTGGTCGGCCTGCTGACGGTGGTGCTGTTCTTGCCGCAGGACTTGGCCCTGGTGGAAGGCTCCCCCAGTGAGCGCCGCCGCTTCATGGATACGACCCTGACGCAGGTCAACCGAGATTATCTGGAAGCGCTCGACAATTACGAGAAAATCCTGCCACAGCGTAACGCCCTACTGCGCCGCATCTCCGAGCGGCAGTCCAGCCGTAAGGAACTCGCCTTTTGGGATGAGCAATTAGCCCATGCGGGCGCGGCTGTCATCGCTGGGCGGCAGACATTTCTGCGTGAGTTGGAAGAACTGGCCCAGCGCAATCACGATGACCTGACCGGGCGCACGGAGACGCTCACGCTCAAATACCAGCCCAGCTTCGTTCCCACCGCAGAAGCCAACGGCCAGATGTCGTTTAACTTGTTGGGACTGGACCTGCACCGGGAACTGACAGCGGAGCAGATCGAACCGCAGTTCTTGCAGCAGCTAGAAGCCGAGCAGAATGAATCCATCATGCGCGGCGTGACGCTCAGCGGGCCGCATCGTGATGAACTGCGTATTTTCATTAATGAGCGTGACTGCGGCTTGTATGGCAGCCGTGGGCAGGCACGCACCGCCGTTTTGGCCTTGAAGCTGGCCGAACTCAGTTGGATGCGCGATCACCTGGGCGAATGGCCTATTCTGCTGCTGGATGAAGTCGTGGCCGAACTGGACCGCAAGCGTCGGGCTTATCTGTTAGATCGGCTTGATGGTATCGCGCAGACACTCGTCACCACCACCGAACTTGAAATCTTCACAAGTGACTTTTTAGAGCGTGCCCAGGTCTATGAAGTCATCGCCGGGCAAATCTCAGAAAAAGCCACGCCCTGA
- a CDS encoding sensor histidine kinase, which yields MLLNQIDQLILNRTNLLQAVIDAMKEGVVIQNTDGAIVAANPASCEMLGLTEDQLYGRTSIDPRWHSIHEDGTDFPGEDHPAMVTLRTSIPQQDVIMGVHKPDGTLTWIKVNARPLHESNTNSLDGVVVVFTDITEIKMLEERRFQLRLQQERTQILSSFIRSASHEFRTPLSVITSCAQMLAKQTDPIKKMHNLAVVDQEIDHITQLLDKMLLMAELDSMTALDTESVSLSRLLNTLQTHYYRSRKRMIEMQLGSDCVEVNGHGRYLDMALRMILENAIQHTAAADTISISVHTDDDTYYELVIEDTGQGMTPEQRDNAFSRFYRGDKAQTARGFGLGLPIAQRIVQLHKGEIDLHSTSQQGTIVTIRLPRPVHKAAGTKPRP from the coding sequence ATGCTCCTCAATCAGATTGATCAATTGATCCTCAATCGCACAAATCTTTTACAGGCTGTTATCGATGCCATGAAGGAAGGCGTCGTCATCCAGAATACCGACGGAGCAATCGTCGCGGCAAATCCGGCTTCTTGTGAGATGCTCGGTTTAACTGAGGACCAGCTTTATGGTCGCACGTCGATTGACCCTCGCTGGCACAGCATCCACGAAGATGGGACTGATTTCCCCGGCGAAGATCACCCTGCTATGGTAACGTTGCGTACGAGCATCCCCCAACAGGATGTCATCATGGGTGTGCATAAGCCAGATGGCACCCTTACGTGGATCAAAGTCAACGCCAGACCGCTTCATGAATCCAACACGAATTCACTCGACGGGGTTGTCGTCGTCTTCACCGACATCACAGAAATAAAGATGCTTGAAGAGCGCCGCTTCCAACTGAGGCTCCAGCAAGAGCGAACGCAAATCCTATCCAGCTTCATCCGCAGTGCCTCTCATGAATTCCGCACACCGCTCTCCGTCATTACATCCTGTGCGCAGATGCTCGCCAAACAAACCGACCCCATCAAAAAAATGCATAACCTGGCTGTGGTAGACCAGGAAATCGACCATATCACCCAACTGCTAGATAAGATGCTGCTCATGGCTGAACTGGATTCAATGACGGCTCTCGACACCGAATCTGTCAGCCTCTCTCGTTTATTGAATACGCTCCAAACGCATTATTATCGTTCCAGGAAGCGTATGATAGAGATGCAGCTCGGCAGTGACTGCGTGGAAGTTAACGGGCATGGGCGCTACTTAGATATGGCTCTACGTATGATATTGGAGAACGCCATACAACATACAGCGGCAGCAGATACGATCTCTATCAGCGTTCACACTGATGATGACACTTATTATGAGCTGGTCATTGAGGATACAGGCCAGGGCATGACGCCAGAACAGCGTGACAATGCTTTCAGCCGCTTTTATAGAGGCGACAAAGCCCAGACAGCGCGCGGATTTGGTCTGGGGCTGCCCATTGCCCAACGCATTGTGCAACTGCACAAAGGCGAAATTGACCTGCACAGCACGTCCCAACAGGGCACAATCGTGACGATCCGCTTACCCAGGCCAGTACACAAAGCCGCAGGCACAAAGCCACGACCTTAG
- a CDS encoding PIG-L deacetylase family protein, which translates to MSDSPKLQPLAEPSEPKQMVVIAAHHDDIEFGLAGSIASWVNAGHTVTYVIITDGGAGSNEPGSIRTELVETRRKEQLAAAKTLGVEDVRFLGYEDGILEPTMALRRDLTRILREVKPYRVICQDPTTVFAGDAYVNHPDHRAAGEAAIYATFPSSESRPIFPELLAEGYEPHKVSELLLNLSMHPTHFVDITETIDQKIESLRCHASQIGEGEAADNGALKWVRIRNAETGKELGVEYAEQFRLMKFDQEPQEPGVEEAANESLADATPPVEPEEAETATEES; encoded by the coding sequence ATGAGCGATTCACCCAAATTACAACCCTTGGCAGAGCCAAGTGAACCGAAGCAGATGGTGGTTATTGCTGCCCATCATGATGACATTGAGTTTGGTCTGGCTGGCAGCATTGCGAGCTGGGTCAATGCCGGGCATACCGTAACGTATGTGATCATTACAGATGGTGGCGCGGGGAGTAACGAGCCTGGCAGCATCCGGACGGAACTGGTCGAAACGCGCCGTAAAGAACAACTCGCCGCTGCGAAGACGCTCGGTGTGGAAGATGTGCGCTTCCTGGGGTATGAAGATGGCATCCTGGAACCAACGATGGCGCTTCGTCGTGATCTGACACGCATCCTCCGCGAAGTCAAACCTTATCGCGTGATTTGCCAGGACCCCACAACCGTCTTCGCTGGCGATGCTTATGTCAACCATCCTGACCATAGGGCGGCTGGCGAGGCTGCGATTTATGCGACCTTCCCAAGTAGCGAATCGCGCCCGATCTTCCCGGAACTCCTCGCAGAAGGCTATGAACCGCACAAAGTGAGTGAACTGTTGCTCAACCTCTCGATGCATCCGACGCACTTCGTTGATATTACAGAGACAATCGACCAGAAAATTGAATCCTTGCGCTGCCACGCCTCCCAGATTGGGGAGGGCGAAGCGGCTGATAATGGTGCCCTGAAGTGGGTGCGCATCCGCAATGCGGAAACGGGCAAGGAACTGGGCGTCGAATATGCTGAGCAGTTCCGACTGATGAAGTTTGACCAAGAGCCGCAAGAACCTGGTGTGGAAGAAGCTGCAAATGAATCCCTGGCGGATGCGACCCCACCTGTTGAGCCAGAAGAAGCCGAAACGGCCACAGAGGAAAGCTAA
- a CDS encoding alpha/beta hydrolase family protein, whose product MSYDPVTEDCPYDPEHPATMLEVEIPSGNAILLGRAYLAAGAGPHPMAIFLHGIPGHEQNMDIAHAVRRAGWNAVVFHYQGSWGSTGVYRFNHVLANVEAALAYFRQPEVAQTFRTDPARIILIGHSLGGWATLMTMAKGLVDTAAAIAPINMGMMGEMLREDEDIVRPMMQQLFAPLVIRLNDVTADDLVGEIYAADAWDYYQMVPEFIEKRLLLVGAERDDVVPPGQHLLPLVSLLNKSNMTQLSYQSLPADHVFSYQRIALTRLIVDWLGTL is encoded by the coding sequence ATGTCCTATGATCCTGTGACAGAAGATTGTCCTTATGATCCTGAACATCCGGCAACGATGCTGGAAGTCGAAATCCCAAGTGGGAATGCTATCCTCCTAGGGCGTGCGTATCTGGCAGCCGGGGCAGGCCCGCACCCGATGGCAATTTTCTTACATGGCATCCCAGGGCACGAGCAGAATATGGATATTGCCCATGCGGTACGCCGCGCTGGCTGGAATGCTGTTGTCTTCCATTATCAGGGATCATGGGGCAGCACAGGCGTTTATCGCTTCAATCATGTGCTGGCGAATGTGGAAGCTGCTCTGGCGTACTTTCGCCAGCCGGAAGTTGCCCAGACGTTCCGTACGGACCCGGCCCGAATCATCCTGATTGGGCACAGCCTGGGCGGATGGGCCACGTTGATGACCATGGCGAAGGGCCTTGTTGATACAGCGGCGGCAATTGCGCCGATCAATATGGGTATGATGGGCGAGATGCTGCGCGAAGATGAAGACATTGTGCGTCCTATGATGCAGCAGCTTTTCGCCCCGCTCGTCATCCGCTTGAACGACGTTACAGCCGATGATCTGGTTGGCGAAATTTATGCGGCTGATGCCTGGGATTATTACCAGATGGTGCCGGAATTCATCGAGAAACGGCTGCTTTTGGTCGGTGCGGAGCGTGATGATGTGGTGCCCCCAGGGCAGCATCTGTTGCCGCTGGTGAGCCTGCTGAATAAATCGAATATGACACAGCTATCGTATCAATCGTTACCTGCGGACCATGTCTTTTCATATCAGCGCATTGCACTAACGCGGCTGATCGTCGATTGGCTGGGAACGCTGTAA
- a CDS encoding MOSC domain-containing protein: MPEVHSLVYQPAKTIQKPPYAFNRQPAEALNLIAGQGIEGDYKAGRNPRRQLNIVSREQFDALAETGWRTAPGEMGEQITLSGIDLEALPAGTRLQIGDQAIVEVIALREPCDWLARVQGRNHHDVEGKVGVMAGVVESGTIKVGDTVQVVLAEKAE; encoded by the coding sequence ATGCCAGAAGTACATAGCCTGGTTTACCAACCAGCCAAAACAATTCAGAAACCACCTTACGCATTTAACCGCCAACCTGCAGAAGCGCTGAACCTCATCGCAGGGCAGGGAATCGAGGGAGATTACAAAGCGGGGCGCAACCCCAGGCGCCAGTTGAACATCGTCTCTCGCGAGCAGTTTGATGCACTGGCCGAGACGGGCTGGCGGACGGCACCCGGTGAAATGGGCGAACAGATTACGCTCAGTGGTATTGATTTAGAAGCCCTGCCCGCTGGCACACGGTTGCAAATTGGCGATCAAGCGATTGTCGAAGTGATCGCCTTGCGGGAACCCTGTGATTGGCTGGCACGCGTCCAAGGGCGCAATCATCACGATGTAGAAGGCAAAGTCGGGGTGATGGCGGGCGTTGTCGAAAGCGGTACCATCAAGGTGGGGGATACTGTGCAGGTGGTCCTGGCGGAAAAAGCAGAGTAA
- a CDS encoding SH3 domain-containing protein → MIKKIVIGCVLVSLLLAACTPEEEQIAAEPTATFMPVLSETPRFTATPEITNTPLPTFTETPTITPVPPTPTLSPTPTLTPTIQGIINSAAGLVNVREGPGTNFVIIDTIPPGTGVILLGVSPEGDWYNVRLEDNSEGWLAASLLRIPPTSTPFASPEATTDLTAIAQGTPLPTAILGGGTITPTPPRSVSGAQTPTPPTQVPPTEQDEDDARATTQALVPVIDLTAINRTATALAEGAATSTPGANATPTGSREISLTSQPGSDATESGANVSTPEVANEGTPTSGVDVFAFCDDEGYGIPAPVVPSGSSVEIYWAWFARTRQQVQDHIDAATHEIRVNDEIVPNPDNYVTDIRQQGAFYVAYYYVPYGPLEPGTYEIQYQVTWERAINDGDAQYGPGTNIPFQQETCTFTVR, encoded by the coding sequence ATGATAAAGAAGATTGTGATTGGCTGTGTACTGGTCAGTTTGTTGCTAGCAGCCTGTACGCCAGAAGAAGAACAAATCGCAGCAGAGCCAACGGCGACTTTTATGCCCGTGCTCAGTGAAACGCCGCGCTTTACAGCGACGCCAGAGATTACCAATACCCCATTGCCCACCTTTACGGAGACACCGACGATCACGCCTGTGCCACCCACGCCGACGCTTTCGCCAACGCCGACGCTAACACCGACCATCCAGGGTATCATCAACTCGGCAGCGGGGCTTGTCAACGTGCGCGAAGGACCCGGCACCAATTTCGTCATCATTGACACAATTCCACCCGGAACTGGCGTTATCCTCCTGGGCGTTAGCCCAGAAGGTGACTGGTACAATGTGCGCCTGGAAGATAACTCAGAAGGCTGGCTGGCGGCTTCCCTGCTCAGAATCCCGCCGACTTCAACGCCGTTTGCTTCGCCAGAGGCAACCACGGACCTGACGGCGATTGCACAGGGGACACCCCTCCCGACCGCCATCCTCGGCGGTGGTACGATCACACCAACGCCACCTCGCTCTGTTAGCGGTGCCCAGACACCAACGCCGCCGACGCAAGTCCCGCCGACGGAACAGGATGAAGATGATGCACGTGCGACGACTCAGGCCCTGGTGCCAGTAATCGACCTGACAGCAATCAATCGCACAGCAACCGCCCTGGCAGAAGGCGCGGCGACATCGACACCCGGCGCCAACGCCACCCCCACTGGCTCCCGTGAGATCAGCCTGACGAGCCAGCCGGGTAGCGATGCAACAGAATCTGGCGCGAACGTCTCGACGCCAGAAGTTGCCAATGAAGGCACACCCACATCCGGCGTGGATGTCTTCGCTTTCTGTGATGATGAAGGCTACGGGATTCCAGCCCCGGTCGTCCCATCTGGCTCATCCGTAGAGATTTATTGGGCCTGGTTTGCACGGACACGCCAGCAGGTACAGGATCATATCGACGCTGCGACACACGAAATCCGCGTGAATGACGAGATTGTGCCCAACCCGGATAATTACGTGACGGATATTCGCCAGCAAGGGGCTTTCTACGTGGCCTACTACTACGTGCCCTATGGTCCGTTGGAACCCGGCACATACGAGATTCAATATCAGGTGACGTGGGAACGCGCCATCAATGATGGCGATGCACAATACGGCCCGGGGACGAATATCCCATTCCAGCAAGAGACATGCACGTTCACCGTACGCTAA
- a CDS encoding carbon-nitrogen hydrolase family protein encodes MKMLKIALLQLFACGNDQTANLAKGEKYCRQAAEQGVDIVVFPEMWNIGYTPYSEDVWREDFDPLDSTYDSLRQEWYSQAVSADSPFVQHFCKLAKELDLAIVLTYLEKWDGLPRNSASLINRHGDIVYTYAKVHTCDFSLEAACSPGDEFYVDSLDTAIGAVKIGTMICYDREFPESARALMLKGAEVILTPNACDLEINRLSQFRGRAFENMVAVAMTNYAGMGHSIAYDGIAFDENGSRDMKVVEADEAEGIYIAKIDIDRLREYRQSEVWGNAFRKPRSYSNLTETTVNFPFQRHTSRR; translated from the coding sequence ATGAAAATGTTGAAGATTGCCTTATTGCAACTATTCGCCTGTGGTAATGACCAGACAGCGAATTTGGCAAAAGGTGAAAAATATTGTCGTCAGGCGGCAGAGCAAGGAGTAGACATTGTAGTGTTCCCTGAGATGTGGAATATTGGATACACACCATATTCTGAAGATGTTTGGCGTGAAGATTTTGACCCACTTGATTCTACATATGATTCTTTACGACAAGAATGGTATTCGCAAGCGGTGAGCGCGGATAGTCCTTTTGTACAGCACTTTTGCAAATTGGCGAAGGAGCTAGATTTAGCCATCGTACTTACATATCTCGAAAAATGGGATGGATTGCCGCGTAACTCCGCGTCACTCATCAATCGACATGGAGACATTGTATATACTTATGCTAAGGTTCATACCTGTGATTTTAGTTTGGAAGCGGCCTGTTCGCCAGGTGATGAGTTTTATGTTGATTCACTTGATACGGCAATCGGTGCTGTAAAAATAGGGACAATGATCTGTTATGATCGAGAATTCCCCGAAAGTGCTCGTGCCTTGATGTTGAAGGGTGCTGAAGTAATACTTACACCAAATGCCTGTGATCTAGAAATCAATCGACTTTCTCAGTTTAGGGGACGCGCCTTTGAAAATATGGTAGCAGTGGCTATGACAAACTATGCAGGTATGGGTCATTCTATAGCTTACGATGGTATAGCGTTTGATGAGAATGGTTCACGTGATATGAAAGTGGTTGAGGCCGATGAGGCTGAAGGAATTTATATAGCTAAAATCGATATTGATCGACTTCGTGAGTATCGTCAATCTGAAGTATGGGGGAATGCATTTCGTAAACCCCGCAGCTATTCGAATCTCACAGAAACTACAGTTAACTTTCCGTTTCAGCGTCATACATCAAGACGCTAA
- a CDS encoding ABC transporter substrate-binding protein, with translation MQKSVLKMGFMIFLAVVALTSHAQANPVSTPARLTIGFSQVGTESDWRTAFSDTIFTEAARRNIELLFLDAENSQENQIAAIHYFIEAGVDAILLAPVIETGWNSILQEAQHANIPVVIIDRNVTADESLYLTRVSSDFRHEGRLAAAWLAQATAGRCNIVELEGTVGSSAARDRHIGFLEVMQLFPDMRITVSQPGDFRRELGQQIMEGILNTEDPSKICAVWSHNDDMAIGAVQAIKNANLDPGDDILIVSVDAIPDIFLAMMNGDTNATVELNTNMAGLAFDAIERYFNGEDVPKWIRVTGGLYFPATAAEEYARRTQ, from the coding sequence GTGCAAAAATCTGTATTAAAAATGGGGTTTATGATTTTTTTGGCGGTAGTGGCATTGACCTCACACGCGCAAGCCAACCCTGTATCCACGCCAGCTCGATTGACCATTGGATTCTCCCAAGTTGGGACGGAAAGTGATTGGCGCACTGCATTTTCTGATACGATCTTCACGGAAGCAGCCCGACGTAACATCGAGTTGCTGTTCCTCGATGCGGAGAATAGTCAGGAGAATCAGATCGCGGCGATTCATTACTTCATCGAAGCGGGCGTCGATGCGATTTTGCTCGCGCCTGTTATCGAAACTGGCTGGAATAGCATCTTGCAGGAAGCACAGCACGCCAATATCCCGGTAGTGATTATCGACCGCAATGTCACCGCAGATGAATCGCTGTATTTGACGCGCGTGTCGTCAGATTTTCGTCATGAGGGACGTCTGGCGGCGGCATGGTTGGCGCAGGCCACTGCCGGACGCTGCAACATTGTGGAGCTAGAAGGCACGGTCGGCTCCAGTGCTGCCCGTGACCGACATATTGGCTTTTTGGAAGTGATGCAGCTCTTCCCTGATATGCGCATCACGGTCTCGCAGCCTGGTGACTTCCGACGTGAATTGGGTCAGCAGATCATGGAAGGAATCCTCAACACAGAAGATCCGTCGAAGATTTGCGCGGTGTGGTCACATAACGACGATATGGCGATTGGTGCAGTGCAGGCCATCAAAAACGCGAATCTCGATCCCGGTGACGATATTCTAATAGTTTCGGTCGATGCGATCCCCGATATTTTTCTGGCGATGATGAACGGCGATACCAACGCCACCGTCGAATTGAACACCAATATGGCAGGGCTAGCATTTGACGCCATTGAACGCTATTTTAACGGCGAAGATGTTCCGAAGTGGATACGCGTCACCGGTGGGTTATACTTCCCGGCGACGGCTGCCGAAGAATACGCTAGACGAACACAATAG
- a CDS encoding LacI family DNA-binding transcriptional regulator: MPVPASRRSRPTILDVASLAGVSYQTVSRVINNHPYVSEDTRKRVQAAIDELGYRPNKAAINLRAKSSKIIAIILYGGWLYGPNQVALNVEMAAKTSGFDVIMSNITEPQQQLMEALQHVKDWMVDGIVLILPARGAAKVDIQSISGDIPIVQIDSFDIKGIPSINFSEAAGTRLIAQHLIDTGHQAFCEISGPLNWHGAQIRHETLLQVCKENGIAPPIHMEGNWATPSGYQAARRIIEQGHQFTAVIAANDNMALGAYRALHQAGLSVPDDVSVVGYDDIPEAAYYTPPLTTIRQNFIELGNSGFDYLLQIMDEPGTRIRQQLVEPKLIIRESTRSI, translated from the coding sequence ATGCCTGTACCAGCCTCCCGGCGATCCCGCCCGACGATACTTGATGTTGCTTCGCTAGCGGGTGTGTCTTATCAAACCGTATCGCGGGTTATCAACAATCATCCTTATGTCTCCGAAGATACACGTAAGCGGGTACAAGCGGCGATTGATGAACTCGGTTACCGTCCCAACAAAGCCGCCATTAACCTGCGGGCGAAGTCGTCCAAAATCATCGCCATTATCCTATATGGCGGCTGGCTCTATGGGCCGAATCAGGTAGCGCTTAATGTGGAGATGGCCGCCAAGACCAGCGGCTTCGATGTCATCATGAGCAATATCACGGAGCCGCAGCAGCAGTTGATGGAAGCCTTACAGCATGTCAAAGACTGGATGGTCGATGGCATTGTGCTGATACTGCCAGCGCGTGGCGCAGCCAAAGTGGACATTCAATCGATCAGTGGTGATATTCCTATCGTGCAGATTGATTCCTTTGATATTAAAGGCATTCCGTCGATCAACTTCAGCGAAGCCGCCGGAACGCGCCTGATTGCCCAACATCTCATCGACACCGGGCATCAGGCATTCTGTGAGATCAGCGGCCCTCTTAACTGGCACGGTGCACAGATCCGCCACGAGACACTGCTGCAAGTCTGCAAGGAAAATGGCATCGCACCACCTATACACATGGAAGGTAACTGGGCGACTCCCAGCGGCTATCAGGCGGCACGGCGCATTATCGAGCAGGGACATCAATTTACGGCGGTGATCGCGGCTAATGACAACATGGCGCTAGGCGCATATCGGGCGCTCCATCAGGCTGGCCTATCTGTGCCCGATGATGTTTCTGTGGTGGGCTATGATGATATCCCCGAAGCAGCTTATTACACACCGCCCTTGACCACAATCCGCCAAAACTTCATTGAACTTGGCAACAGCGGCTTTGATTATCTGCTGCAAATTATGGATGAACCCGGCACACGTATCCGGCAGCAATTGGTTGAACCTAAGCTCATCATCCGCGAAAGTACACGGTCGATTTAA